In Rhodanobacter humi, the following are encoded in one genomic region:
- a CDS encoding M48 metallopeptidase family protein has product MHTDKLRQRIAQWAITLKVRPTQVRIQRMTRKWASCSPAGRVTFSDELLCKPIAFQDCVIVHELLHLRIRNHGRLFAATLKAHLPDNPWIGQV; this is encoded by the coding sequence ATGCATACCGACAAATTGCGCCAGCGCATTGCGCAATGGGCCATCACTCTAAAAGTGAGGCCCACCCAAGTCCGAATTCAACGCATGACTCGCAAGTGGGCATCCTGCTCACCGGCAGGTCGTGTCACATTCAGTGACGAACTGCTCTGCAAACCCATAGCGTTTCAGGATTGCGTGATTGTCCATGAGCTGCTGCACCTGCGCATCCGCAATCATGGAAGGCTTTTCGCCGCAACGCTTAAAGCACATCTGCCCGATAATCCATGGATCGGGCAGGTGTAG